The window ATCTTGTTCTTGACGACCTTTACGCGAGTCTGGTTGCCGACCACTTCCTCCCGCTCCTTGACCGAACCGATGCGGCGTATATCGAGCCGGACCGATGCATAGAACTTCAGCGCGTTGCCGCCCGTCGTCGTTTCCGGCGAGCCGAACATCACGCCGATCTTCATGCGGATCTGGTTGATGAAGATCACCATGCAGTTGGACTTGGAAATCGATGCGGTCAGCTTGCGCAGCGCCTGGCTCATGAGGCGCGCCTGCATGCCCGGCAGGCTGTCGCCCATCTCGCCTTCGATTTCGGCGCGCGGCACGAGCGCTGCAACAGAATCGACGACGAGCACGTCGATTGCGCCGGAGCGAACCAGCGTATCGGTGATTTCCAGCGCCTGCTCACCGGTATCGGGCTGCGAGATCAGTAGATTTTCGAGATCAACGCCCAGCTTGCGGGCATAGACCGGATCGAGAGCGTGCTCGGCGTCGACGAAGCCGCAGATGCCGCCCTTCTTCTGCGCCTCGGCGATGGTCTGCAGCGCCAGCGTCGTCTTACCCGAGCTTTCCGGGCCGTAGATTTCGACAATGCGGCCCTTCGGCAGGCCGCCGATGCCAAGCGCGATATCGAGGCCGAGCGACCCGGTCGAGACGGTTTCGATCTCGACGACGCTATCCTTCGATCCGAGCTTCATGATCGATCCCTTGCCGAACGCACGTTCGATCTGGGAGAGAGCCGCTTCAAGTGCCTTGCTTTTATCCACCGATTTGTCCTCTACGAGCCGCAAAGAGTTTTGTGCCATTGGGTCCACCTTTAGGTTATTGGAGCTATCGAGGCAATGAAGCCGCCGCAGGAGTTTTTGTACACGCTTTGTTCCGTTTTGACAATGGCACGCCAACCGGTTGAAGCATATGAATTATTTTCAAATCGTTCGATTCCTGTTCACGTCCATTATACTCCATTTCCATGAAGCGGCGCGAGGCTTCGCCTGGACTTTCGCAGGCCGGCCCGATTCGCATGAAGAGGTGAGCGCATGAAGCAGCATGAAATCGCCGTTTTCGGCGGCGCCCATATCGACCGCCGCGGCCGCATCATTGGCAGTACGGCGCCGGGCGCAAGCAATCCCGGCACTTGGTTCGAGGAGGCGGGCGGCGGTGGATTCAATGCGGCGCGCAATCTCGCGCGCCTCGGCCACCGGGTGCGGATGATCAGCCCGCGCGGCGGCGATGCGTCCGGCGAGATGGTCGCCGCGGCCGCGGCTGCAGCCGGGGTGATCGACTGCCCCTTCACCTTTCTCGACCGCAAGACGCCGAGCTACACGGCGATCCTTGAAAACGACGGCAACCTCGCCATAGCGCTCGCGGACATGGAACTCTATGCGCTCTTCTCGCCGCGCCGGCTGCAGCAGCGGGCAACGCGCGAGGTGATCGCGGCCAGCGACCTCGTGCTGATGGATGCCAACCTACCGCAGGAGACCTTGGCGGCTCTGGTCCGCGCCGCAAGCGGCGACTGCCGGCCTATCGCCGGCATCGCCGTTTCCCCCGCCAAGGTGATCCGATACGGCGAATGCCTCGCCGGCCTCGATTTCCTGTTCATGAATGAGGCGGAAGCACGCGCGCTGACCGGGACTGAAAACGCCGATGCCGAGGCGTGGCCTCATCTTCTGCGCGCCGTGGGTCTTTCCGGCGGGGTCGTGACGCGCGGTGACCGGGCGGCGGTCGCCTTCGACCGGATGAGTGCCTGCCTTGCCGAGCCGCCAGCCCTGCCCGCGCTCGCCGATGTTACCGGCGCCGGCGACGCTCTGGCCTCCGGTTTCCTTTCCGCCCGGCTCTCCGGCCTGGATCTCGCCGCTTCCCTGCGACATGGCATTGCCGCCGCCCTGATCACGCTCCGCTCTCCCTACGCCGCTGCGGAGGAGATGTCGGCGAACAAACTCCGCGAGGCGCTACCCCTTGTGCCGGCGCCGCAAATGCTGGCATGACATCATCAATCGAACGCCGGGCGGGAATACGGCGACCGTTCTTCCGCCCGACCTCTGCCCCAACGTCTCAGAAGCGAAGAAAAATGACGAAGCCTTCCACCCCGTCCCTCCCGATGAAATTCTCCGACGAAGTCGCGACCGCGAAAGCGCGCGGGGCGCCAATCGTCGCGCTGGAATCGACAATCATCACCCACGGCATGCCCTATCCGGGCAACCTCGACATGGCGCGCAGCGTCGAGTCGATCATTCGCGAACAGGGGGCGGTGCCTGCGACAATTGCGGTGATCCACGGCGTGCTCCATATCGGTCTCGACGACACGAAGCTGGAAGCGCTTGCAAAGACGCAAGGGGCCATGAAGCTTTCGCGCGCCGACCTCGCCTTCGCGATCGCCGAGCGCCGCACCGGAGCCACCACGGTTGCCGCGACGATGATCGCCGCGGCCCGCGCCGGCATCGGCGTTTTCGCGACCGGCGGCATCGGCGGCGTTCACCGGGGCGCGGAACTGAGTTTCGATATATCCGCGGACCTAGACGAACTCGCGCGCACCAGCGTGGTCGTCGTCTGTGCCGGCGCCAAGGCGATTCTCGATATCCCGAAGACGCTCGAGGTGCTCGAGACCCGAGGCGTGCCGGTCGTCACCTATGACAGCGAAACCTTCCCCGCCTTCTGGTCGCGCGACTCCGGCCTCAGAAGCCCGTTGATGCTGAACAGCCCCGCGGCAATCGCCAATTTCCAGCGCATGCGCGAGCAACTCGGCGTTGACGGCGGAATGCTCGTCGCCAATCCGGTGCCGGAGGAAAGCGAGATTGCGCGTGAAGAGATGGAAATCTATATCACCCGCGCGCTGGACAACGCCGCAAGCGACGGCGTTTCCGGCAAGGCTGTGACGCCCTACCTGCTCGACAACCTCTTTCACATGACGGAGGGTCGCAGCCTCGAAACCAATATCGCGCTCGTCGAAAACAATGCTCGCCTCGCCGCCGAGATCGCCGTCGCGCTGGCCGCGAAATAATTGCAAGCCGCGCCACCGGACGTCTCTCAAGTCGACCTGATTTGGGGCATCGCCCGTGACATTCGCAGGGTAACGCCCGCTCGCAACGCATTCGACCGATGACGCCATTCCGTTCTTCTAAAGATGGAAATGACGACGAACATCGAGGAATACTTCTAGGAGGCTCATGTGAGACAGGACCGGCCGGTTTGAATCCCGGCCGGTCCTATGATTCCTTGGCTCAGCCCCACTTCATCTCGCCTTTGGCTACCTTGGCGCCGATTTCGAGGGCAACATCCAGACCGGCATCCGGATAGCGCTTCTTCATTGCCGCGATGAGTTCGCTGCTATCCTTGGCCTTCGCGAACTCCTCTTCATAGGCGACAAGATAATCACGCGTGAAACTGACCCCGGAGAAATCGGTCGGCCATTCCGGTTTCATGTGGCCGGGCACGACAATCTTCGGATTGCGCGCGGCGATACCGTCCAAAGCGCGGATCCAGGCGGCACGATCCTCCGGTTTTGGGACGTCGGCGATCCAGGGGTGCAGACCACCATAAACCAGG is drawn from Sinorhizobium sojae CCBAU 05684 and contains these coding sequences:
- the recA gene encoding recombinase RecA, whose translation is MAQNSLRLVEDKSVDKSKALEAALSQIERAFGKGSIMKLGSKDSVVEIETVSTGSLGLDIALGIGGLPKGRIVEIYGPESSGKTTLALQTIAEAQKKGGICGFVDAEHALDPVYARKLGVDLENLLISQPDTGEQALEITDTLVRSGAIDVLVVDSVAALVPRAEIEGEMGDSLPGMQARLMSQALRKLTASISKSNCMVIFINQIRMKIGVMFGSPETTTGGNALKFYASVRLDIRRIGSVKEREEVVGNQTRVKVVKNKMAPPFKQVEFDIMYGEGVSKTGELIDLGVKAGVVEKSGAWFSYNSQRLGQGRENAKQFLRDNPDLLREIEMTLRQNAGLIADRFLENGGPESDGEDAAE
- a CDS encoding carbohydrate kinase family protein; the encoded protein is MKQHEIAVFGGAHIDRRGRIIGSTAPGASNPGTWFEEAGGGGFNAARNLARLGHRVRMISPRGGDASGEMVAAAAAAAGVIDCPFTFLDRKTPSYTAILENDGNLAIALADMELYALFSPRRLQQRATREVIAASDLVLMDANLPQETLAALVRAASGDCRPIAGIAVSPAKVIRYGECLAGLDFLFMNEAEARALTGTENADAEAWPHLLRAVGLSGGVVTRGDRAAVAFDRMSACLAEPPALPALADVTGAGDALASGFLSARLSGLDLAASLRHGIAAALITLRSPYAAAEEMSANKLREALPLVPAPQMLA
- a CDS encoding pseudouridine-5'-phosphate glycosidase produces the protein MTKPSTPSLPMKFSDEVATAKARGAPIVALESTIITHGMPYPGNLDMARSVESIIREQGAVPATIAVIHGVLHIGLDDTKLEALAKTQGAMKLSRADLAFAIAERRTGATTVAATMIAAARAGIGVFATGGIGGVHRGAELSFDISADLDELARTSVVVVCAGAKAILDIPKTLEVLETRGVPVVTYDSETFPAFWSRDSGLRSPLMLNSPAAIANFQRMREQLGVDGGMLVANPVPEESEIAREEMEIYITRALDNAASDGVSGKAVTPYLLDNLFHMTEGRSLETNIALVENNARLAAEIAVALAAK